In Bradyrhizobium guangxiense, the genomic window ATTCGATCGTCTGTCCCGGCGCGAAGCTCGATCTCGCCATGCAGCTGATTCTGACGCCGCTGATCATGCAGTTGATCGAGCGCAAGCGCAGCCTGAAGTGAACGAGGAGAGACACCGATGAATATCTCCGTCCACGCCGAAGCCGACATCACGGCAGTCGCGCATAACGATCTCGCCAACGCCGTCCGCTTCCTCGCGGTCGATGCCATCGAGACCGCGCAGTCGGGCCATCCAGGTCTGCCCATGGGTATGGCCGATGTCGCGACCGTGCTGTTCTCGCGCTTCCTGAAATTCGACTCGGCGCATCCCAATTGGCCGGACCGCGACCGCTTCGTTCTGTCGGCGGGCCACGGCTCGATGCTGCTCTATGCGCTGCTGCACCTGACCGGCGGCGACCTCAGTCTCGATGACATCAAGGCGTTCCGGCAGTGGGGCTCGAAGACGCCGGGCCATCCCGAATACGGCCACACGCCGGGAGTCGAGACCACGACGGGTCCGCTGGGGCAGGGGATTGCGACCGCGGTCGGCATGGCGCTTGCCGAGCGCATGGCCAATGCGCGGCATGGCGACGGCCTCGTCGATCACTTCACCTACGTGATCGCGGGCGACGGTTGCCTGATGGAAGGTCTCAGCCAGGAGGCGATCTCGCTCGCGGGTCATCTCGGGCTCGGCCGTTTGATCGTGCTGTTCGACGACAACGGCATCTCCATCGACGGTCCGACGTCGCTCGCGACATCGGATGATCATCTCGCGCGCTTCGCGGCCTCCGGCTGGTCGGTGCGCCGTGTCGACGGACACGATCCAGAAGCCGTGGCCCAGGCGATCGCGGAGGAGCGGGAGACCGCCAAGCCGTCGCTGATCGCGTGCCGCACCATCATTGGTTATGGGGCGCCTGATCGGCAGGGCACCGAGAAGGCGCATGGTGCGCCACTCGGCACCGAGCAGACCGCGGCGGCGCGCCGCGCGCTCGGTTGGGATTATCAGCCTTTCGTGGTGCCGATCCCGGTGCTCAAGGCGTGGCGGATGATCGGACAGCGCGGGCAGGTCGAGCGACTCGCCTGGCTCGATCGTTATGAGCGCGCAACGCCCGAGCAGCGCGATTTGTTCGTGGAAGGTAGGGCGGTTGCCCTGCCTGCTGCCTATGTGCTCGCCGCGGCGAAGTTGCGCGAGCGCTTCGCATCCGAACGGCCGAAGCTGGCGACGCGGCAGGCTTCGCAGCAGGTGCTTGACGGCATCGCCAGCACCATTCCCGGACTGGTCGGCGGCTCGGCGGATCTGACGCATTCGAACCTGACGCAGGCGAAGGCGCAGACCCCCGTTAAAGCCGGTGCGTTCGCCGGTGGCTACATCCACTACGGTATCCGCGAGCACGGGATGGCTGCAGCAATGAACGGCCTCGCGCTGCATGGCGGCTTCATTCCCTATGGCGGCACGTTCCTCGCCTTCTCCGACTACAGCCGTCCCGCGATCCGGCTCGCAGCGTTGATGCGGCTGCGGGGTATCCACGTGATGACGCACGACTCCATCGGGCTCGGTGAGGACGGCCCGACGCATCAGCCGGTCGAACACCTTGCCGCGCTGCGGGTGATCCCGAACTTGCTGGTGTTCCGTCCCGCCGACGCGGTCGAGACGCTGGAGGCTTGGGACT contains:
- the tkt gene encoding transketolase, which translates into the protein MNISVHAEADITAVAHNDLANAVRFLAVDAIETAQSGHPGLPMGMADVATVLFSRFLKFDSAHPNWPDRDRFVLSAGHGSMLLYALLHLTGGDLSLDDIKAFRQWGSKTPGHPEYGHTPGVETTTGPLGQGIATAVGMALAERMANARHGDGLVDHFTYVIAGDGCLMEGLSQEAISLAGHLGLGRLIVLFDDNGISIDGPTSLATSDDHLARFAASGWSVRRVDGHDPEAVAQAIAEERETAKPSLIACRTIIGYGAPDRQGTEKAHGAPLGTEQTAAARRALGWDYQPFVVPIPVLKAWRMIGQRGQVERLAWLDRYERATPEQRDLFVEGRAVALPAAYVLAAAKLRERFASERPKLATRQASQQVLDGIASTIPGLVGGSADLTHSNLTQAKAQTPVKAGAFAGGYIHYGIREHGMAAAMNGLALHGGFIPYGGTFLAFSDYSRPAIRLAALMRLRGIHVMTHDSIGLGEDGPTHQPVEHLAALRVIPNLLVFRPADAVETLEAWDCALGSEHRPSVLCLSRQALPTFRSDARGKNRVARGAYLVVSPDGGRDVTLIATGSEVSIALEAARLLATEHIRAAVVSAPCFALFEEQPDDYRATVLGTAPRVGVEAAVVGDWHRWIGADGEFVGMRSFGASAPAPVLYREFGITPQSIAEAARRSVARRNQGRTA